In the genome of Crassostrea angulata isolate pt1a10 chromosome 6, ASM2561291v2, whole genome shotgun sequence, the window TGACAGCTGTTTGTTTATATGAGCACTACATGTGTTTTTAGTGGTTAGTCATAGGAATCAAGATGTGGAATAAAAGTCGGCCAATTATTCCTCATTCATCAGGTTTTGTCTCTTCCTGGAAAGAAACTGCTGATAACTATTAATAAATAGGTTTACTTATCGTTGATAAGGCTGGAAGGAACATGGAACGCCAATAGATGACAAATTTATTAAGTCTACAACCTGTTTTTGTATATGTCAAACTCATTATCAGACATTCCATGTGAATCGAGAAGTTGTATGTATGGCTAGTTTCAATAATTAAGGGCTATCTAATCTGTGACTCTAAGAGATTTATTTGTTGATAAACACTGGCTCTCCCTGTCAGGATAATGGTCATTAAGGAGCTGTAGCTGATCTTTAGCTTCCCAAATGTCTCTCTTCAACTGCAAACAAgcaattcaatttctttttttttttagattgaaCAATATTCATCAGTTGCTTCATTTGAttatgaacattttaattttcgGACGTTATATATAGCTAAATATATTGGATGTGATGAAACAAATTATGGATCATTTTGTCACAGTCTCTTGTTGGAATATCAGTAACTAAATGTGTACATTTGTGGATGTGTCATATAAAGAATCATTTTAACCATTTCTGTGCGTATAAGAGCGGTATATATTGTCTTTCGTAGGAATATCAGGAACAAGCCCAGAAGGTGTTCCAGCAGAAGCTGAATGAGATAGCCACGCCCACCCCCTACTCCGAGAAGGCCATGCAGCACATGGAGATGCGGAGACAGTCCAGTAGTGACGATTCTCAGCCACCGGACAAAGACCCCGGCGGCACTAAAAACAAGATCTGGGTCAGTATAGCTCGATATTGGCATTAACAGAGAAAGGGAAGCAACTCAATGATATGAAATACATATATCATACTAATTATACCACTGAAAATGTAAGATAATGATGACAGTAATGAATATTAAGgaatgaaacaaattttagaGCATAGCAAAGTAAAAGCAGTTGTTACCAACAgattgtatatcatttttcatttatttttgtcatatgaaGCATTTTTTGAACTTGGAGATGATAGCATCTAAGATATGCTCATAAAATTGCTTTGAGGAGACATCTTCAAACATGATTCTTGTAACATTCTGTtgactatatatatttttttttcttttgggaCATCTGAGAATATGAAGTTATGCTGTTACGCATTAAACTTTAATGGCATGCAGTCCTGTTGTTTCATAATTTAGAAATTGTCATTCATTCAGAAGTTAATTTAGTTTTCATCTTTGTAATTTTATAACAGAATTGTTTACTAATTTGCCAAAACTCATTTCAGTTTTCATTGCAACGCAGCCCAGCAAAGGTAGCCTACTCATTTTTTGCCCTTCTTTTTTCACCCAATCATATGCAGCTTGCATTTTGTCCTAACTTCAgccattttatttgtttgcaacTCGGTAAATCAATTTTTGTGCAGCTCTTCTGATGTCTATATTAAGGCATGTTGTAATTGTTCTGGAATGGTTCTATTATCTTCATTGCCTACAGTCTTTCATTCATGTACTGATTTTAATACCAATAAATTAAACCCTTATACAGTTTAGGTTTAAGAAAGTATGTAAGAGTTATCCTCCATATtctaattacaaaaaaataaaaaagaaacagaaaattAGATTTGACAGTATATGTATTTAGTTTATGAAGTTATTTtgattaccaaaaaaaaaaacaaatgtgacatacatgtaatttgatttaGGATTTTTTAAAGTCCCTTTTATCCATAAATTAATCTGAATTAACTTCTGACAAGTTATAATATTGGTACATTTTAAATTAGGAACCAATATTATTTAGCTGTATGAACCTTAGCAGCACAGGGTATATTAGCAGATGGTTTTTGTTGCACTTAGACATGCTGTAAATGTGGAATGGGTAAAATGAAGTTCaaataaatttctattggcAAAAATGAAGGGGGTTTGCTACCGTATATCTGTTTTTTTcacgtgtcacaaaatttgcgaaaatgggggAAATGTGAAGTATTTTTTAAttgcgtcagtcattttttgcaatttaaaaagatTCTTATTGAAATTGATTCGGAGCATAATTTCTGcatattcaattatttgcaatttaaaagaGATCgcgagaaaaagaaaaaattagatcatcgcaACAATTACCGGACATACGGTAtttctttactttgaaaaatataaataccatTTAAGGATCATTTTATTATAAGTAGGCCAGAGTTCAAACCTGGCATTTTTCTAAATTAGTTCCAGTACATTCattggccaaaaaaaaaagagaaaatatgtATTAGAAATCTGACCATGCAGAttttctgatacatgtattagaaaaaTTCCCTATATAAGTTAAACAACCTTagaggatttttttatttgatagattAAATATTGGAGAACAATATTAACATTTCTATCTGTCTTTCTGTCTGTTTCTGTCTACAGCATTATCTTTCCcctcaattttgattttttcactTTCTCTTCTCTTgcaaatttgaatatttcagGTCATTATAGActttagggattttttttaaagactaaggattttagtacatgtattaagatacGTTGTATCTAGAATATTTAAGGAAACTAGActgatagaaaaataacaaaactttttaGATTGCTCTGTATAAGATTGTGATGATCTCCTTTTGAAATAAACAGAGTTGATATTGGTGCCAAAATCAAAGGCTGATGAAGCATGTCTTGTGGGAATTATGATTTTGATACATGTGCTGTACagtgtatattatatataacagCATGCTCTGCTGCCCAAATTTAACTTCTGCTACAAATATGTAAGAAATTTCcattatttatatgttttatgacTAGGTCAATTTTCTATTTGATTAATTGCCTGTGAATGTCCATTGACCTTACCTTGACATTGATTTTACAAATAGTCAATTGATCATCATTTAGCTGGGAATAGAAATTGCACATGTATAAAGGGAAAATGAGTAAACAAGGAGAAATTTAGGATCAGgggtcttttttttcaatttttttttagttttgcatGTTTGTAGTTTTCTGGTAGAGTTTTGTGTTGCCTTGCACTGGGGTTAATATAGTAAAGGCACGgcttcaattttaataaattacgTTGTTGTGTTTTAGGCCAAACACGCTGTGGATAAAGTCAAACACCGATCCCCAGTGATTGAAATCTCAGGCCTGACCCCCATTAGAAGTGAATCTCCCTCCCGCTCAAACAGTCGCCCAAATTCCGAGGCGGTCAACAACAATGCCCGGCTGTCTGATCCCACAGGTGCAGCCCTCAAACGGAACTCCACCCCCATCACATCTAACTCCCCCCTCTCCATACTGAGGGGGTCCATTGACACATCAGGGACCCCGGGGAGGAGTAAAGGATCACCGGTCACTGCCCTCAAAGACGCCATTGATAGAGGGTACCTGACCAATGGAAATGCCAGCCCTGTAGAGACCACTGGCGGCCAGGGTCAAGACCCTGAGGGATACCTCCGACCTCAGAACAACAACATTGGGGAAGAAAAGGTGAGACGGGTTGAATACACATTGTATGcttcaaaatatatgtattctgCATTCAAAGAAGGAAGACAACTCTTGCTGGCTTGTTTACTGATGTGACCAGCATGTTCCCTCAGATACATGCATTGATCAAATTAAGTGTCAGTCAGTGCCAGGAATGAGTTGTATGAAATGTTAAACTTCTCAATCAGAGCTTCAAAATGACCTGTAAGGCCCAGCTGGATATTTAATCAACTTGTACACTTGACATtacaaatatgataaatttgatccCATTTTCATCAAGATATGACACAGTGCTTCATACTTCAAATTTGATAGGGAGTGTTTGGGTTTTTATGGAGTCTTTGTTccattttctctctttttcatTCTCACAATACCTTCCTCTGTATGAGGTATAATAAAACTGAAATGTACTTCGATCATTACCCATAATTCAAACTCAAGAATGTGATGAAAAgtgataattttaataatgGATTTTTGCAGACATAATAAGTGTGGCTAGGCATTGAATACAAGGAGGGTCTACCCCGGCACAATGCCTGTTGACATGCTCCACTGTGTGTGGTAATTGCATCTCTTCACTTTTCATTTTTGCTGCCTTGAACAAGGTGTTAAGACTAGTTTCTGGCATGTTTTTTTCAAGGTCCAACAAATTCAATTCGGAGTATGAGTAATACCCAAACATAAGTGGTCTGCTGGCATGCACAGAGGGAGAGAGAACGAGATCAGAGACCCAATGAGTAACGTGTATGTCAAAGTCCTAAACAGAAAGCAATTCCacacatcaaaagaaattcttttaaaaattaaaacttgaCATTAACCGGCATTTAAACAAACAGTTAAagctctaaaatatattttgcagttttaaaagtttcaattaCAGCTTACACCCTTTCTATTCTAACCACCGTCAATGATACTGTGTTCAAACACCATGAAAGAAACAAAAATTGTagacatttatgtttcaaaaagtctcaccatattgttatgaattAGCATGTTGTTAATTCTTGgtagattttttaattgaaagtgTAGAAATTTTATTCAGCATaagaattgtttaattttgagtTGATTCTGCAGCTACCTTCATTTTGTTAAGAAtaaaacaagaacaaaaaaGGGTATTCTATCCAGTGATGTATATTCATGCAGAACCATGATTCACGGCTAAAAAGATGTCATTTCTAAGAATCCCTGCATGCTCGATGTCTTCATTTTCTCTGGTCTTACACACTCGGCTGTTGTAACTTGGTGTAAACTCATCGCCATTGTGGTGATTAACGAGTGTCTCTAACCCCCATGTTAGTGTTCTCCCAGATCAGAAATCACTCGACTCTCACTTCTGTCAATCTCACAATCCGAGACAGCTACTTGAGACAGGAAGCAGTCGGACTTTGGAGAGGAATCAAGTGATAAATGCTTGCGTTGCTCTGAAGTTTTATTAATTGTATTGTTTTCCAATGCCCTTCAGTCATGTGATAGTTGTCGAGATCTTTGAATTTCACGATCATCAATAATTCACTTATTTCATATAGAAATCTGACACTCATATCACAATGATTTTACAGcacatagaattttttaaatgatttttttttttctgtagaaaTATAATAAGTGTTTATTGTTTACAGATAAATCAGGATTGTATACCAGGTAAAAATTAAActtccacaaaaaaaaaaagcaaatcaGATTTCATCTAATTCCAAACAGAGGTTAAAGAAAAGACTACTAGTGCACTTCACTCACCCTTCTGATGCTTTCCATTCTATTGTGCAATTTTGTAAAACCTGTCAGGGGCTTACATTAATGTGGTGGAATTTCATCTACCCATTGCAGCTTTGCAAGTCTGGTTAGCATAAatcacaaaaggggtgaatttTTAATGAATCGTGCAGTGAAAATATTGATTATgttctgttgaaaaaaaaaattatcatcgTTTGAACCTAACCTATCGCATTCATAACTGAGGGGTGCTGTGCTATCATTCATGGTAGTTTTCTTTATGAAAAGGGCAAAAAGTACGACTGAACTGCAGATTGTCTGCAGTGTCACCGCTGATAAGGAAttcttaattgaaaaaaaaagagggttGACATTTACATATTGAAGTTTTTTGATGTGAGGAAGTTGTGTCTGCATAGTGGGTGAATCTGGCGAATTCTCTCCGTTTTTGTTGCACAGTGTTCCTAGAACACGTTATAGGACTTTTTCAAACCACTGGATTGGTAGCACATTACTAACCGGGTTTTTGAAACTGGAAAAATGATTGGTAATTAGTGATTTTGTATTTAATCAGTAATATATCTAATGTTTAAAGTTCACACGTCTGCTTACTAGCATACCTTAGTGTGTTTACCTTCTACAAGCTTATACCGTCGGGGGCTTCTCAGGAGATTTCAAAATTGATGTGCATTTTTACATTGCAGAGAGAGAAAGGTGTCTCATCAGAgacaaatgtcattttttttttttttttcgtattgTGTGATGTATGACTGTCTGCAAAAGGTATAGCGAACATTTAAAGTAAGTTAACAGCTTTGTTAGCACGCTGTGTAAAGTTATATATAAACATGAGACAATCTGAATTCATTAAGGAAATGTTCTATGTGAGAGGAATTTCTTGGCAGGGTAAGTATTAAATATAAGTAGCGAAAGAAAAGTAAAGTTTAGATTGTAGTCTTAGTTGGTTCTTTTCTTCATTCCAGTTTCAGTAGGTTCTAGCTGATGACTcagaatttgaaaatgttaGAAAGAAAGTGGTATTTTGGGACATTATCAATAGGCTTACGACTGTCATAGCGGTGTTTGAATTcagtaaagaaatataaatgaaGTCTATATTGTGACTGAGATATGGGGGTTTTGGTGTGAAGGGGTGTAATTTGGGTGTCAAGGGTTGATGGTTTAAGGGTAATGTATGAGGTAGTTATAGGGGACTGGCGGTAAAGACAAGacttgatgtacatgtattgtgtcaTTACAAAGACATCCCAAACTCTTTCGCAATTTAGGAGcgatttcttttcattttcttctctttttaaCCTGTCAGTATAATTTCCAGAAATGTTTTACTTTGTTAaccttaatttgttttttttctctgtctGTCATAAGGAAAAAATTAAGGTGTAATGTTTAAGTTATTTTCTCACCTTCACAGTGAACTTGTGGTTAACATCATTAACAAGACTGCGCAATTTACTGTCTTTTGAAGAAGTGAACAATTTAACACATATTTTAAGGagagatttttaaacatattttgcgACTGCATTTAACATAACcatttctttaataaaagaagaaatttattTGTGCATATGagcataaaaaaaacccagaaagaTAGAAAAATTTATTAACATAAAATAATACATGGGTTGTCTTTTCAGAGGAAGATTTCAACCAATATGGTGAATCGGCCCTTGCCGGCCATACCAGCTCAAATTAATGGACACAGCCCAGCACAAAACGGACACAAAGACTACAGCCCCAGACACAACATGAACCGAAATTCAAAGTGCTTAGGCGAGTTGGACACTAGTCCCAAACACGAGCGAGTGCATAGTCCTCGGCACAATGGCAGTCCCCAGCATAATGGACTGACCAACAGCCCACATAAACACAAGAACTGGTCCAGTGTGGACGATAATGTGTTGATCCCAGAGGTAAAGAAACGAGACCGGTTAAATGACTCCCCCAGGAGAAAACCAGTGAGACCAATGAGTGAAGTGTTCACAGACAGCAGATCTGCAGCGTCCAACTTCTATGGTGCTCGAGAGAGCCAATTTGATGTgcccaattacatgtattcaagggGACAGATGCAATTTCACATTCATGATTCTCATATTCATACTAGTCACAGTCAAGGTCAAATATCTGGTCAGCAGTTCAGAGGTCATGGTCAGGTTAACCGTCGCCGTGGCGAGGAGACCCGGAGTAATCAGAAGGTCATCTTGAGGTACCAGAATGACAGCCCTTTCCAAGATTCAGGGTCCTATGAAAACCCTCTAGACGATGGAGCCCCAGGGTCACAGCCTAAACCCCCAGGGTAGGTGGTTTTTACATTTACAGTTTGATTTACAAATTAGGTTACAAAAAATTCTATCTAAAGGTCATAGGCTGATCTTTTGAAGTTTTATTTTGGTAAATTTTTTCCTTCCAGTAAATCCTCCTACAATAAGTTTTTGTACATGTGCTGATATTTTTATACTGACTCTGAATttaaagcagaaaaaaaatatatacatatatattataaaagaaGTGTAAAAATAGCAGCACCTGATGAAACATTGATATCGACAGAAGCAATATGTTTTACTCTGTTTCCTTACCATTTGTTGATTGACGATTCCTCTGTAAACACCAAACACCTACATTACCGAATTGTTATGTAATTTGGATGGCCGAGCAGATAGGCAGATCCTTGGTATTATTTGTACAAGAGGAGCCCCTGTACAAAGCCCCTCTATAAAATCGTCAAGTGAGCCTGTGGGAGGCCGATATATTCTGAAGATGTTTGATTGTGGTTGTCACCAGGCACAGCCTCTTGAGAACTTGGTTCCTTGAACCCCTGTGTGTGCAAGCTAATGGTGTCAGATTATGTAATAACTTGAACagccagaattttttttcaaaagattaaattttttgaagatGTGACACACTAAAATTACAAATACTGAATCTTTTTATAACACAAAGTGATATCAGGTATAATTGTtgctttttgtaaaattttgttttacatattcTCTGTGTAAAATTGGGCAAGGAAATTTGTATGTTATGAGGGCAATTTAAGTATTTGGTTGGTAGAATTCCCAATCAagcagtatacatgtacttcaaagaAAATTTGGCACATGGCTGTCTTAACTTAACCATATCCTGTCTGTCTAATGACTTTTTAGATGATTTCATGTTTTTGCTACATGTGCAAAATTGTGTGGTATCAAAGTCTGAAGTATTGTTTTAAAAGCTGGTAACAGGAATGTACTCTTGTTTTAAGATTGCTGtgaatttttaaagatgtatttgcctcaaaagaaattttcaaactAGCGGATCTGTGAGTGCCAAATGTTCTATAATGTTCCAAGTGTTGTATCAAACTTGCCTCTCGAAGGCCTGTTTAATCGTAGGATTGGGTGGGTTAGTATATAGATATTATATCTATTGATGGGGTTTGTTCAAACAGATCGTATACAGAACCATTATCCACAATAAACAAGAGGAGCATCATAAGCCGCAATTCAATCAAGACACGAGAGATCCTTGTTTTCATTTCGAAACTTTTTAATGTTCGGGGTGTAGATTGGAGAAGAATTTGTCTGTAACAAATTCCTGGCATTTCAAGATCATGACTGATTCAGTGTTTGTCAAATAGCTTAATTCCGCCTGTGATGATCGGCAAAGGTGTCTTTACTGAAACAACATTGCAAGGTTCTTTAATTTGAAACTAAATGTGCATTAAGTCagctattgataaaaaaaagttctgaACAGTTGTGAAAATATGTAAATCTAAAATCCCatagaaaatcaattttacctagattaaaatgaaatctttatacaagggaaaatattttgtttgaatattttcttaacattttcCTATTAAAGTGTTCGCCTCAGAGTTACATACATATGATGATGGAGGCATGTTTCATGGGGAATTAACTAAATGAATTCAAATATTGACTGCTGAAGAGCCCAGGGGTATTACATTTCTCTCATTTCACACCTAGTAATTGATCATTGAATGTGTTTTTTCAGAATATCATTGAAAATGGGGGAAGCCCAGAGAATAGGTGAATTTACTCAGCAAACAGTTGCCGAAATTGAATTACCTCTTTGGGTAATGGTTTTGACAATACAACAATGAATTCTATTGAAGCAAGCAAACTGATTATTTGCAAGCAGTTAAATCGAGATGGGGTAAAGGGGGATATATGTAGTAATGATCGACTGTTAGGGAAACAAATTTGTGTGCAATTGCATGTTGGAACCAAGTCAAGATGTTTATACTCAGGTATGTGcatatatcatgtatatttatatctaaACATGCAGACTGAGCACTACTGCATTGATTACGCTTTTAGCCCCTTCCAACAATGAAGAGTTCTATCTGCTTTATTCTGCTTTATCAACTTCATACAGATTCCAATAGCTGCAACATCTTTCTGCAATTTGGTCTTTAGAGATAACAGTGTgccttttttaacttttgtgCTGCAATAAACCATGCAATGGTAAAGTTTAAGAGCCATTGTCTCATCTAATATAAA includes:
- the LOC128187310 gene encoding uncharacterized protein LOC128187310 isoform X3 → MLLTNFSLYIGSFSVTGADPNERAENVQKQLEQMRNSVKSKKVLLVISLSGIKVCSSDGESVYMAHALKRISYATCDPDFCQFSFLAREPKANLSMQFCHAFMTSSKEEAEELNAIVGNAFKMAYAQEREKQPTFNELIEQQLIQQKAQFQEYQEQAQKVFQQKLNEIATPTPYSEKAMQHMEMRRQSSSDDSQPPDKDPGGTKNKIWFSLQRSPAKAKHAVDKVKHRSPVIEISGLTPIRSESPSRSNSRPNSEAVNNNARLSDPTGAALKRNSTPITSNSPLSILRGSIDTSGTPGRSKGSPVTALKDAIDRGYLTNGNASPVETTGGQGQDPEGYLRPQNNNIGEEKRKISTNMVNRPLPAIPAQINGHSPAQNGHKDYSPRHNMNRNSKCLGELDTSPKHERVHSPRHNGSPQHNGLTNSPHKHKNWSSVDDNVLIPEVKKRDRLNDSPRRKPVRPMSEVFTDSRSAASNFYGARESQFDVPNYMYSRGQMQFHIHDSHIHTSHSQGQISGQQFRGHGQVNRRRGEETRSNQKVILRYQNDSPFQDSGSYENPLDDGAPGSQPKPPGLESLMGLDRSHIEDETLRHSSWYQAGIPREIALEILQQEEIGSFIVRDSSTHPGCYALSVRVPKFENPTGISHYLILKTQRGVKLKGLEKEWPDLLALVTHHTVMSEMLPCTLRLPHKSKNPAYKDSEDGKKEDDPDYQRLSDFTSMMAALKN
- the LOC128187310 gene encoding uncharacterized protein LOC128187310 isoform X1, which encodes MYLMRTKKQLEQEENKELQEKRERLLEKQFAEVGRAPDTAAAANAGKSPTKKNVQSNQKEFKIDDLPDGACFRPKSVLQSEGKGETAIKPVEYIGSFSVTGADPNERAENVQKQLEQMRNSVKSKKVLLVISLSGIKVCSSDGESVYMAHALKRISYATCDPDFCQFSFLAREPKANLSMQFCHAFMTSSKEEAEELNAIVGNAFKMAYAQEREKQPTFNELIEQQLIQQKAQFQEYQEQAQKVFQQKLNEIATPTPYSEKAMQHMEMRRQSSSDDSQPPDKDPGGTKNKIWFSLQRSPAKAKHAVDKVKHRSPVIEISGLTPIRSESPSRSNSRPNSEAVNNNARLSDPTGAALKRNSTPITSNSPLSILRGSIDTSGTPGRSKGSPVTALKDAIDRGYLTNGNASPVETTGGQGQDPEGYLRPQNNNIGEEKRKISTNMVNRPLPAIPAQINGHSPAQNGHKDYSPRHNMNRNSKCLGELDTSPKHERVHSPRHNGSPQHNGLTNSPHKHKNWSSVDDNVLIPEVKKRDRLNDSPRRKPVRPMSEVFTDSRSAASNFYGARESQFDVPNYMYSRGQMQFHIHDSHIHTSHSQGQISGQQFRGHGQVNRRRGEETRSNQKVILRYQNDSPFQDSGSYENPLDDGAPGSQPKPPGLESLMGLDRSHIEDETLRHSSWYQAGIPREIALEILQQEEIGSFIVRDSSTHPGCYALSVRVPKFENPTGISHYLILKTQRGVKLKGLEKEWPDLLALVTHHTVMSEMLPCTLRLPHKSKNPAYKDSEDGKKEDDPDYQRLSDFTSMMAALKN
- the LOC128187310 gene encoding uncharacterized protein LOC128187310 isoform X2; protein product: MYLMRTKKQLEQEENKELQEKRERLLEKQFAEVGRAPDTAAAANAGKSPTKKNVQSNQKEFKIDDLPDGACFRPKSVLQSEGKGETAIKPVEYIGSFSVTGADPNERAENVQKQLEQMRNSVKSKKVLLVISLSGIKVCSSDGESVYMAHALKRISYATCDPDFCQFSFLAREPKANLSMQFCHAFMTSSKEEAEELNAIVGNAFKMAYAQEREKQPTFNELIEQQLIQQKAQFQEYQEQAQKVFQQKLNEIATPTPYSEKAMQHMEMRRQSSSDDSQPPDKDPGGTKNKIWAKHAVDKVKHRSPVIEISGLTPIRSESPSRSNSRPNSEAVNNNARLSDPTGAALKRNSTPITSNSPLSILRGSIDTSGTPGRSKGSPVTALKDAIDRGYLTNGNASPVETTGGQGQDPEGYLRPQNNNIGEEKRKISTNMVNRPLPAIPAQINGHSPAQNGHKDYSPRHNMNRNSKCLGELDTSPKHERVHSPRHNGSPQHNGLTNSPHKHKNWSSVDDNVLIPEVKKRDRLNDSPRRKPVRPMSEVFTDSRSAASNFYGARESQFDVPNYMYSRGQMQFHIHDSHIHTSHSQGQISGQQFRGHGQVNRRRGEETRSNQKVILRYQNDSPFQDSGSYENPLDDGAPGSQPKPPGLESLMGLDRSHIEDETLRHSSWYQAGIPREIALEILQQEEIGSFIVRDSSTHPGCYALSVRVPKFENPTGISHYLILKTQRGVKLKGLEKEWPDLLALVTHHTVMSEMLPCTLRLPHKSKNPAYKDSEDGKKEDDPDYQRLSDFTSMMAALKN